GACTGGATCAGCGATCATCCGCTGATCTCGATCATCGTCGCGCTGGTCTGGCAGTGGACGCCGTTCATGATGCTGATCCTGCTGGCAGGGCTGCAGAGTCGCCCGATGGACGTGGTGGAGGCGGCGAAGATCGACGGCGCCTCCGGCTGGCAGATCTTCACCAACATGACGCTCCCGCACCTGCGGCAGTACATCGAGCTGTCCGGACTGCTCGGCGCGATCTACATCGTGCAGAACTTCGACGCGGTCTTCACCATCACCTCCGGTGGTCTGGGTACCGCCAACCTCCCGTACTACATCTACGAAACCTTCTATTCCGCACACAATTACGGCACCGCGTCCGCTGCCGGTGTGATCGTGGTGATCGGTTCGATCATCATCGCGACCTTCGCGCTGCGCACCGTGCTCAGCCTCTTCCGTGAGGAGACTCGCTAAATGACTACCGTCAAAGCAGCTCAGGCCGGGCCACAAATGCGGGTAGCCGGCGGCAAGAAGCGCACCGGAGTGCTCCTCACCGGGGCAACCTGGATCATCTCGGTGCTGTTCGTCTTCCCGGTCGTCTGGATGATCTGGACCTCCTTCCACTCGGAGACGGACGCAGCGGCCAACCCACCGAAAGTGTTGTCGGCGTTCAGCGTTCAGGGCTACCGGTCATTTTTCGGGAGTAACCCGTGGCCGCCGATCCTGAACTCGCTGACCGCGAGCGTCATTTCGACGATCCTGGTGCTGTGCCTGGCACTGCCGGCGGCATACGCCTTGTCGATCCGGCCGGTGAAGAAGTGGAGCGACGTGCTCTTCTTCTTCCTGTCGACGAAGTTCATGCCGGTCGTGGCAGCGCTGCTGCCGGTCTACCTGTTCGCCGAGAAGGTGCACTTCCTGGACAACATCTGGCTGCTGATCATCCTCTACACGTCGATGAATCTGCCGATCGCGGTCTGGATGTTGCGATCGTTCCTCGCCGAGATCCCGGCGGAGATGCTGGAAGCCGCACAGGTCGACGGTGCCGGGCTGATCCGCACGCTGCGCGAGATCATCGCACCCGTCGTGATGCCCGGCATCGCCTCCGCGGCGCTGATCTGCTTCATCTTCAGCTGGAACGAGCTGCTCTTCGCGCGGGTGCTGACCGGCACCCGGGCGGAGACGGCACCGGTCTTCCTGACCGGGTTCGTGACCAGTCAGGGCCTGTTCCTCGCCCAGGTGTGCGCAGCGTCGTTCGTCGTGTCGCTGCCGGTGCTCGCGGCTGGGTTCGCTGCCCAGGACAAGCTCGTCCAGGGTCTGTCCATGGGCGCGGTACGGTGACGTCGATGCCGACGAAACTCTCTGCCGCAACGGTCGATTCGCTCGATCCCCGGGTGGTGGTGCCGTCATACGACCGATCGTC
This genomic window from Flexivirga oryzae contains:
- a CDS encoding carbohydrate ABC transporter permease; its protein translation is MRVAGGKKRTGVLLTGATWIISVLFVFPVVWMIWTSFHSETDAAANPPKVLSAFSVQGYRSFFGSNPWPPILNSLTASVISTILVLCLALPAAYALSIRPVKKWSDVLFFFLSTKFMPVVAALLPVYLFAEKVHFLDNIWLLIILYTSMNLPIAVWMLRSFLAEIPAEMLEAAQVDGAGLIRTLREIIAPVVMPGIASAALICFIFSWNELLFARVLTGTRAETAPVFLTGFVTSQGLFLAQVCAASFVVSLPVLAAGFAAQDKLVQGLSMGAVR